The sequence TTTAATAATGCAGGGACAATGATGCTTGATGTCTTCTCCCAAAAAAGTCCGTCCAAAACGTCCACTTGCAATCAGTTTTTGACCTTGGTATTGTTCCCCAATCAGAAGCAGAAAGCCACAGTTTTGACACTGTTGATGATGAGGGGAATTTTTCGGTTGCGAACAGTACGGATTGAAACAGTAAGCAAGGTCTTGATTCATGACCGTTTATGATTGAGGCTTTCCCTAATTACAAATTATCTCTCATGGTAAGCTATCAGGATCGGCGATCAAGGAAACTTTTCTTCAAGCATTAAATTGATCGGTTAATTATTAATTGTTAATTCCTCCCTCACCCAACGCCGAAACTGTTTCAAAAAAGCCTTATCATCTTCATGTTCCGCTAGAGGAGTCATAATTTCTAAAATACCATTACTATAAGAAATACGGCGCGATCGCGCTTCCCCTAATTCCTCTAAAATCTCCTCTAACTCCGACCAAGAAACATTTTTAATTAAAGCCTGATGTCCTGGGGGAATTTCCCAACGGTTTAATTCGAGTAGCATGATTTGTTCTTTGTTCTTCGTTCTTTGGGATACCAGTTGCACGAACCAACCAAGATATCATTACTGCACTGCGATCGCCTGCTTTCACAGTAGATGAATGTAATTTTGGAAGGCGATATGATAATTTAACTAACACTTAAAATAGCTTTTCAAACTGACGTAAAGCGACACTTGATCCCTCATTCCATCCTAATTCAACATATTTCGGTAAAACTTTTGGAACATCAATTTCAGGAAATAAACCACTGACAGCACTCTCGTGATAACTTTCCCCTTCTAACAGATAAACTGTTAAGATTCCTTGACGATAAATCCATAATTCAGGTACTTTGAGCATCTCATAAGCTCCTAAGTCAGTGATTGAGGTAAGATCAACTTCAATCGCTAAATCAGGGGGTGGATCAACAGTTAGATTAATTTTTTCTTTTCCTAAAATAGCTTGCCGATTTTCGATATAAAAACAGGCATCAGGTTCTACTCCTACCTGCAGTGGTATTTTTAAGGTTATCGGGTCAAAAGATTGCCAGTCCTGCTTGTTTTGACGTAAAAGTGCTTTGACTAAATCTCTGAGGGTATCAATGCGGTTTCCATGACTTGGTAAAGGAGACATCAGACGAATTTCTTGGGTTTTTGAATTAAACGATAGTTTAGGGATTAATTTTTCTTGACGTAGTTGCAGTAAGTGTTCATAATCTTGCCAAGTCTGATCCAAGAAAATCACCGCATCACCTGATGATAAAGTTAAAGTATTTTCACTAATGGTAATGAACATAAGCCAAATTAAAGAATGTTCTTTGTCTTTCCTTATTTGTCCTTCATTTTAGTAACTAATAACTAATTATTAATTATAGAATTTGGGCGAAGCAAACCCTACGAACTCTAAAAATTCAAGAGTTTCTAATAACTTCTTTTACCCAATCTCGAAACTGTTTCATGGTCGCTACTTTTCCTTGATTTTGACCTGCTGCTAAATACTGAGGAATTACTTGTTTTAAAGGAAGCTGAGGAAACTGCAAACTTTCGTCGGATAAGAGATATTGTCCAGATCTTAAGATATTAATTTCTAAATTTGTTCCATCATATCGCCATAATTCGGGAACGCCTAAAAGTTGATAATTATTAAAGCGAGTCCGATTGGTAATATCAATTTCAATCACCAGATCAGGGGGAGGCATCAAATTTAATTCAATCCGTTTTTCCCCGCGAACAATAGCTTCATTTTGAATATAAAAACATTCATCGGGTTCAACAGCTTGACCCATATCTTCTCGTTTGAATGTGGTTGATCCTAAGTTCCAATACTCTTGTTCTAATTCTTCTAAAATAATTCTGATAAAATCACTAATGAATGCTTTACTGTATTCATGTTCGGGAAGAGGAGTCATAATTTCTAAAATACCATTACTATAAGAAATACGGCGCGATCGCGCTTCCCCTAATTCCTCTAAAATCTCCTCTAACTCCGACCAAGAAACATTTTTAATTAAAGCCTGATGTCCTGGGGGAATTTCCCAACGGTTTAATTCGAGTAGCATGATTTGTTCT comes from Halothece sp. PCC 7418 and encodes:
- a CDS encoding Uma2 family endonuclease, with the protein product MFITISENTLTLSSGDAVIFLDQTWQDYEHLLQLRQEKLIPKLSFNSKTQEIRLMSPLPSHGNRIDTLRDLVKALLRQNKQDWQSFDPITLKIPLQVGVEPDACFYIENRQAILGKEKINLTVDPPPDLAIEVDLTSITDLGAYEMLKVPELWIYRQGILTVYLLEGESYHESAVSGLFPEIDVPKVLPKYVELGWNEGSSVALRQFEKLF
- a CDS encoding Uma2 family endonuclease codes for the protein MLLELNRWEIPPGHQALIKNVSWSELEEILEELGEARSRRISYSNGILEIMTPLPEHEYSKAFISDFIRIILEELEQEYWNLGSTTFKREDMGQAVEPDECFYIQNEAIVRGEKRIELNLMPPPDLVIEIDITNRTRFNNYQLLGVPELWRYDGTNLEINILRSGQYLLSDESLQFPQLPLKQVIPQYLAAGQNQGKVATMKQFRDWVKEVIRNS